A genomic stretch from Meriones unguiculatus strain TT.TT164.6M chromosome 15, Bangor_MerUng_6.1, whole genome shotgun sequence includes:
- the LOC110539384 gene encoding striated muscle-specific serine/threonine-protein kinase isoform X3, with the protein MLSCAAPTTAPPASARSSLPHPSLCTPFLTAATPSSGYTTPHTTLSAAITTHGLLLPPVLVTVPSSWSCGPLCPFLFSKSSSLSGPLSRLGHVGSSCPRIPPPSSGAPSVPAVSAAAAFSSLCTFLFPCGPFSGRNRTFLHGSSRESRREQGSETAPRREKRASSIPQSGLRREEPDLQPQPASDALRPRPALPPPSKSALLPPPSPRVGKRALPGPSAQPPATPTSPHRRTQEPSLPEDTVAEEKRGKKPKSSGPSLAGTVESRPQTPLSEASGRLSALGRSPRLVRAGSRILDKLQFFEERRRSLERSDSPPAPLRPWVPLRKARSLDQPKSEGGAAWGTPGASQEELRSPRGSVAERRRLFQQKAASLDERTRQCSAASDLELRFAQELGRIRRSASREELVRSHESLRATLQRAPCPREPGEPPLFSQPSTPKTSRAVSPAATQPSPPSGAGKSGDEPGRPRSRGPVGRTEPGEGPQQEIKRRDQFPLTRSRAIQECRSPVPPASADAPESRTRAPSGRKREPPAQTVRFLPWATPVVEDSALPQTLEKNRAGPEAEKRLRRGPEEDGPWGAWDRRGTRQGKARRARPTSPELESSDDSYVSAGEEPLEAPVFEIPLQNMVVAPGADVLLKCIITANPLPQVSWKKDGSTLHSEGRLLIRAEGERYTLLLREARAADAGSYTATATNELGQASCASSLAVRPGGSTSPFSSPITSDEEYLSPPEEFPEPGETWPRTPTMKLSPSQDRDSSDSSSKAPPTFKVSLMDQSVREGQDVIMSIRVQGEPKPVVSWLRNRQPVRPDQRRFAEEAEGGLCRLRILAAERGDAGFYTCKAVNEYGARQCEARLEVRAHPESRSLAVLAPLQDVDVGAGEMALFECLVAGPADVEVDWLCRGRLLQPALLKCKMHFDGRKCKLLLTSVHEDDSGVYTCKLSTAKDELTCSARLTVRPSLAPLFTRLLEDVEVLEGRAARLDCKISGTPPPSVSWTHFGHPIKESENLRLQQDGGLHSLHIARVGSEDEGLYEVSATNTHGQAHCSAQLYVEEPRTAASGPSSKLEKMPSIPEEPEHGDLERLSIPDFLRPLQDLEVGLAKEAMLECQVTGLPYPTISWFHNGHRIQSSDERRMTQYRDIHRLVFPAVGPQHAGVYKSVIANKLGKAACYAHLYVSDVVPGPPDGAPKVVAVTGRMVTLSWNPPRNLDMAIDPDSLTYTVQHQVLGSDQWTALVTGLREPEWAATGLKKGLQYIFRVLSTSGKSSSKPSAPSEPVQLLERGPPLEEAPAVLDKPDVVYVVEGQPACVTVTFNHVEAQVVWRSCRGALLEARTGVYELRQPDDDRYCLRICRVSRRDLGPLTCTARNRHGTKACSVTLELAEAPRFESIMEDVEVTPGETARFAVVVEGKPLPDIMWYKDEELLAESNHVSFVYEENECSLVVLSAGSEDGGVYTCTARNLAGEVSCKAELSVHSAQTAMEVEGVGEEEEHRGRRLSDYYDIHQEIGRGAFSYLRRVVERSSGLEFAAKFIPSQAKPKASARREARLLARLQHDCVLYFHEAFERRRGLVIVTELCTEELLERMARKPTVCESETRAYIRQVLEGICYLHQSHVLHLDVKPENLLVWDGAGGEEQVRICDFGNAQELTPGEPQYCQYGTPEFVAPEIVNQSPVSGVTDIWPVGVVAFLCLTGISPFVGENDRTTLMNIRNYNVAFEENTFLSLSREARGFLIKVLVRDQLRPTAEETLEHPWFKTQAKGAEVSTDHLKLFLSRRRWQRSQISYKCHLVLRPIPELLRAPPERVWVAMPRRSPPSGGLSSSSDSEEEELEELPSVPRPLQPEFSGSRVSLTDIPTEDEALGTLDVGAVTPMDWQEQGRAPSKDQEAPSPEALPSPGQEPQDGPSPRRPELRRGSSAESALPRVGSREPGRSLHKASSVELPQRRSPSPGATRLTRGGLGEGEYAQRLQALRQRLLRGGPEDGKVSGLRGPLLESLGGRVRDPRMARAASSEAAPHHPPPPESRGLQKSSSFSQGEAEPRGRHRRAGAPLEIPVARLGARRLQESPSLSALSETQPPSPAKPSGPTPSITKSPEPPAATSRDSPQPPPPQSVPEKVPEPKSEPVRAAKPAQPPLALQMPVQPLTPYAQIMQSLQLSSSSQSPQGPAVPPSEPKPHAAVFARVASPPPGASEKRVPSARTPPVLAEKARVPTVPPRPGSSLSGSIENLESEAVFEAKFKRSRESPLSRGLRLLSRSRSEERGPFRGAEEDGIYRPSPAGTPLELVRRPERSRSVQDLRVAGEPGLVRRLSLSLSQKLRRTPPGQRHPAWESRSGDGESSEGGSSARGSPVLAVRRRLSSTLERLSSRLQRSGSSEDSGGGSGRSTPLFGRLRRATSEGESLRRLGVPQNQLASQAGAATPSAESLGSEASGTSGSSAAGESRSRRRWGLSRLRKDKGFSQPNLSGSVQEDLGHQYVPSESDFPPVFHIKLKDQVLLEGEAATLLCLPAACPAPRISWMKDKQSLRSEPSVVIVSCKDGRQLLSIPRAGKRHAGLYECSATNILGSITSSCTVAVARIPGKLAPPEVPQTYHDTALVLWKPGDSRAPCTYTLERRVDGESVWHAVSSGIHDCYYNVTHLPVGVTVRFRVACSNRAGQGPFSNPSEKVLIRSAQDSSAQPADAPQDALVTSGPARAPPPDSPTSLVPTPALAPPVAQAATLSTSTSPTSVRQALSSLKAKGPPPQTPPRKHRGLLAAQQAEATLPSIQVTPSEPRSSLPDTGTLTPTSIPQVVKPAPSSSSLYMVTSFVSAPPAPEPPAPEPPPEPTNVTVRSLSPAKEVVSSPTPESTTLRQGPPQKPYTFLEEKARGRFGVVRSCRENATGRTFVAKIVPYAAEGKRRVLQEYEVLRTLHHERLMSLHEAYITPRYLVLIAESCGNRELLCGLSDRFRYSEDDVATYVVQLLQGLDYLHGRHVLHLDIKPDNLLLAADNALKIVDFGSAQPYNPQALKPLGHRTGTLEFMAPEMVKGDPIGSATDIWGAGVLTYIMLSGYSPFYEPDPQETEARIVGGRFDAFQLYPNTSQSATLFLRKVLSVHPWSRPSLQDCLAHPWLQDAYLMKLRRQTLTFTTNRLKEFLGEQRRRRAEAATRHKVLLRSYPGSP; encoded by the exons CAGCATTCCTCAGAGTGGTTTGCGCAGAGAGGAGCCTGACCTTCAGCCTCAACCAGCCAGTGATGCCCTTCGTCCACGCCCTGCCCTTCCGCCTCCCTCCAAGTCCGCGCTGCTCCCCCCACCATCTCCTCGGGTGGGCAAAAGGGCTCTGCCAGGACCTAGCGCCCAACCCCCAGCTACTCCCACTTCGCCCCATCGGCGAACTCAGGAGCCCTCgctgcctgaggacaccgtcgccgaagagaagagagggaagaagcctAAGTCCTCGGGGCCGTCGCTGGCGGGCACGGTGGAGTCCCGGCCCCAGACGCCACTGAGCGAGGCCTCTGGCCGCCTGTCCGCGCTGGGCCGCTCGCCCCGGCTGGTGCGTGCGGGCTCCCGCATCCTGGATAAGCTGCAGTTCTTCGAGGAGCGGCGACGCAGCCTGGAGCGCAGCGACTCGCCGCCAGCGCCCCTGCGGCCCTGGGTGCCCCTGCGCAAAGCCCGCTCGCTGGACCAGCCCAAGTCCGAGGGCGGCGCGGCGTGGGGTACGCCCGGGGCCTCGCAGGAGGAGCTGCGGTCACCCCGGGGCAGCGTGGCAGAGCGGCGTCGCCTGTTCCAGCAAAAGGCGGCCTCGCTGGATGAGCGTACGCGACAGTGCAGCGCAGCCTCGGACCTTGAGCTCCGCTTTGCCCAGGAGCTGGGCCGGATCCGCCGATCTGCGTCGCGGGAGGAGCTGGTGCGTTCGCACGAGTCCCTGCGCGCCACTCTGCAGCGCGCCCCATGCCCTCGAGAGCCCGGCGAGCCCCCACTCTTCTCCCAGCCCTCCACACCCAAGACCTCACGGGCGGTGAGCCCGGCTGCCACCCAGCCGTCTCCTCCCAGCGGCGCGGGCAAATCGGGAGACGAGCCTGGGAGGCCCCGCAGCCGAGGACCGGTGGGCAGGACAGAACCAGGGGAAGGCCCGCAGCAGGAGATTAAGCGCAGGGACCAGTTCCCACTAACCCGGAGCAGAGCCATCCAGGAGTGCAGAAGCCCTGTGCCTCCCGCCTCTGCTGATGCCCCAGAGAGCAGGACAAGAGCCCCCTCTGGCCGGAAGCGGGAACCCCCAGCCCAAACAGTGCGCTTTCTGCCCTGGGCCACTCCGGTCGTGGAGGACTCGGCTCTGCCCCAGACCTTGGAGAAGAACAGAGCGGGGCCTGAGGCTGAGAAGAGGCTTCGCAGAGGACCTGAGGAGGATGGTCCCTGGGGAGCCTGGGACCGCAGAGGGACCCGCCAAGGCAAAGCTCGCCGTGCTCGGCCTACTTCCCCTGAGCTCG AGTCCTCAGACGATTCCTATGTATCCGCTGGGGAAGAGCCCCTGGAGGCGCCCGTGTTTGAGATACCCCTGCAAAACATGGTGGTGGCACCAGGAGCTGACGTGCTACTCAAGTGTATCATCACCGCCAACCCCCTGCCCCAAG TGTCCTGGAAGAAGGACGGGTCGACGCTGCACAGCGAGGGTCGCCTTCTCATCCGGGCTGAGGGCGAGCGGTACACGCTGCTGCTCAGGGAGGCCCGGGCTGCCGACGCCGGGAGCTACACAGCCACTGCCACCAATGAACTAGGCCAGGCCAGCTGTGCTTCCTCGCTAGCCGTGAGACCTG GCGGGTCCACATCTCCTTTCAGCAGTCCCATCACCTCTGATGAGGAGTACCTGAGCCCCCCAGAGGAGTTCCCAGAGCCTGGGGAGACCTGGCCCCGAACCCCTACCATGAAGCTCAGCCCCAGCCAGGATCGGGATTCCTCTGACTCTTCCTCCAAGGCCCCCCCAACCTTCAAG GTCTCGCTCATGGACCAATCGGTAAGAGAAGGCCAAGACGTCATCATGAGCATCCGAGTGCAGGGAGAGCCCAAGCCTGTGGTCTCCTG GCTGAGAAATCGTCAACCAGTGCGCCCAGACCAGCGGCGCTTCGCAGAGGAGGCCGAGGGTGGGCTCTGCCGGTTGCGGATCCTGGCCGCCGAGAGGGGCGATGCTGGCTTCTACACCTGCAAGGCAGTCAACGAGTATGGCGCTCGGCAGTGTGAGGCCCGCCTGGAGGTCCGAG CACACCCTGAAAGCCGGTCCCTGGCCGTGCTGGCCCCTCTGCAGGACGTGGACGTGGGGGCCGGGGAGATGGCGCTGTTTGAGTGCCTGGTGGCAGGTCCAGCTGACGTGGAGGTAGACTGGCTGTGCCGTGGCCGCCTGCTGCAGCCCGCGCTGCTCAAATGCAAGATGCATTTTGATGGCCGCAAATGCAAGCTACTGCTCACCTCTGTACATGAGGACGACAGTGGTGTCTACACCTGCAAGCTGAGCACAGCCAAAG ATGAACTGACGTGCAGTGCCCGGCTGACGGTCCGGCCATCGCTGGCGCCTCTGTTCACCCGGTTGCTGGAAGATGTAGAGGTGCTTGAAGGCCGCGCTGCCCGCTTGGATTGCAAGATCAGTGGTACCCCACCTCCCTCTGTTTCCTGGACTCATTTTG gccacccCATAAAGGAGAGTGAGAACTTGCGGCTGCAACAGGATGGGGGCCTACACTCACTGCACATTGCCCGGGTGGGCAGTGAGGATGAGGGACTTTATGAAGTCAGTGCCACCAACACCCATGGCCAGGCCCACTGTTCTGCTCAGCTATATGTGGAGGAGCCTCGGACAGCTGCCTCTGGCCCCAG CTCGAAGCTGGAGAAGATGCCATCCATCCCTGAGGAGCCAGAGCATGGAGATCTGGAGAGGCTGTCCATTCCCGACTTCCTGCGGCCACTGCAAGATCTGGAAGTGGGGCTGGCTAAGGAGGCCATGCTGGAGTGCCAAGTGACCGGCCTGCCCTATCCCACCATCAGCTGGTTCCACAATGGCCACCGCATTCAAAGCAGTGATGAGCGACGCATGACACAGT acAGAGATATACATCGCCTGGTGTTCCCAGCTGTGGGGCCTCAGCACGCTGGTGTCTATAAGAGTGTCATCGCCAACAAGCTGGGCAAAGCTGCCTGCTACGCCCACCTCTACGTGTCAG ATGTGGTTCCAGGCCCTCCGGATGGTGCTCCGAAAGTAGTGGCTGTGACAGGGAGGATGGTCACGCTATCCTGGAACCCACCCAGGAATCTGGACATGGCTATTG ACCCAGATTCCCTGACGTACACTGTGCAGCACCAGGTGTTAGGCTCGGACCAGTGGACGGCGCTGGTCACGGGCCTGCGGGAGCCTGAGTGGGCAGCCACAGGGCTGAAGAAGGGACTCCAGTACATCTTCAGGGTCCTCAGCACCAGCGGCAAGAGCAGCAGCAAGCCCTCGGCGCCGTCGGAGCCTGTGCAGCTGTTAGAGCGTG GCCCACCCCTGGAAGAGGCCCCTGCTGTGCTGGACAAACCAGACGTTGTGTATGTGGTAGAGGGCCAGCCGGCTTGTGTCACTGTCACCTTTAACCACGTGGAGGCCCAGGTTGTCTGGAGGAG CTGCCGAGGAGCCCTCCTAGAGGCACGCACGGGCGTGTATGAACTGAGGCAGCCAGATGACGACCGGTATTGTCTTCGGATCTGCCGGGTGAGCCGCCGAGACCTGGGGCCCCTTACCTGTACTGCCCGGAACCGCCATGGCACAAAGGCCTGCTCGGTCACTCTGGAGCTGGCAG AGGCCCCTCGGTTTGAGTCTATCATGGAAGATGTGGAGGTGACGCCTGGAGAAACCGCTCGCTTTGCTGTGGTAGTTGAGGGGAAGCCACTGCCGGACATCATGTGGTACAAG GATGAGGAGCTGCTGGCCGAGAGCAATCACGTGAGCTTCGTGTACGAGGAGAACGAGTGTTCCCTGGTGGTGCTCAGTGCTGGGAGCGAGGATGGAGGCGTCTACACCTGTACAGCCCGAAACCTGGCAGGCGAAGTCTCTTGCAAGGCAGAGTTGTCTGTTCATTCAG CTCAGACAGCGATGGAGGTCGAGGGGGtcggagaggaggaggagcaccGAGGAAGAAGACTTAGCGACTACTATGACATCCACCAAGAGATCGGCAG GGGTGCCTTCTCCTACCTGCGGCGTGTGGTGGAGCGGAGCTCTGGCTTGGAGTTTGCAGCCAAGTTCATCCCTAGCCAGGCCAAGCCCAAGGCATCAGCTAGACGTGAGGCCCGGTTGCTGGCACGGCTCCAGCATGACTGTGTGCTCTATTTCCACGAAGCCTTCGAGAGGCGCCGGGGACTCGTCATTGTCACGGAGCT CTGTACAGAAGAGCTTCTAGAGCGCATGGCCAGGAAGCCCACCGTGTGTGAGTCTGAG ACCCGGGCCTATATACGGCAAGTGCTAGAGGGAATATGCTACCTGCACCAGAGCCATGTGCTGCACCTGGATGTCAAG CCGGAGAACCTGTTAGTCTGGGATGGTGCAGGGGGTGAAGAGCAGGTGCGCATCTGTGACTTCGGCAACGCCCAGGAACTCACTCCAGGGGAGCCCCAGTACTGTCAATACGGCACACCAGAGTTTGTAGCACCTGAGATTGTCAACCAAAGCCCCGTGTCCGGAGTCACTGACATCTG GCCCGTGGGTGTCGTTGCCTTCCTCTG TTTAACGGGCATCTCTCCATTTGTGGGGGAGAACGATCGGACAACACTGATGAATATCCGAAACTACAACGTGGCATTTGAGGAGAACACGTTCCTGAGTCTGAGCAGGGAGGCCCGGGGCTTCCTCATCAAAGTGCTGGTGCGGGATCAGCT GAGACCCACTGCAGAAGAGACACTGGAACATCCTTGGTTCAAA ACACAAGCAAAGGGTGCCGAGGTGAGCACGGACCACCTGAAGCTCTTTCTGTCCCGGAGGAGGTGGCAG CGCTCCCAGATCAGCTACAAGTGCCACCTGGTGCTGCGCCCCATTCCGGAGCTACTGCGGGCTCCCCCAGAGCGGGTGTGGGTGGCCATGCCCAGAAGATCACCCCCGAGCGGGGGACTTTCGTCCTCTTCAGATTCGGAagaggaagagttggaggaacTTCCCTCAGTGCCCCGCCCCCTGCAGCCTGAGTTCTCAGGTTCCCGGGTGTCCCTCACCGACATCCCCACAGAAGATGAGGCTCTAGGGACCCTGGACGTTGGGGCTGTCACTCCCATGGACTGGCAAGAGCAAGGAAGGGCTCCCTCTAAGGACCAGGAGGCCCCCAGCCCTGAGGCACTCCCCTCTCCAGGCCAGGAGCCCCAAGATGGGCCTAGCCCCAGGCGGCCAGAGCTCCGTAGGGGCAGCTCAGCTGAGAGCGCCCTGCCCCGGGTCGGGTCGCGGGAGCCGGGCCGGAGCCTGCACAAGGCATCCTCTGTGGAGCTGCCGCAGCGCAGGAGCCCCAGCCCGGGTGCCACCCGCCTGACCCGGGGAGGCCTGGGTGAGGGCGAGTACGCACAGAGGCTGCAGGCCCTGCGTCAGCGTCTGCTGCGGGGAGGCCCCGAGGATGGCAAGGTCAGCGGCCTCCGGGGCCCCCTGCTGGAGAGCCTGGGGGGCCGCGTTCGGGATCCCAGGATGGCTCGGGCTGCCTCGAGTGAGGCTGCACCCCACCACCCGCCCCCTCCCGAGTCGCGGGGCCTgcagaagagcagcagcttctctcAGGGTGAGGCCGAGCCCCGGGGTCGGCACCGGCGCGCGGGGGCGCCCCTCGAAATCCCCGTCGCCAGGCTTGGAGCCCGCAGGCTGCAGGAATCTCCCTCTTTATCTGCCCTTAGCGAGACGCAGCCACCCAGCCCCGCCAAGCCCAGTGGCCCCACACCCAGTATCACCAAGTCCCCGGAACCTCCTGCTGCGACATCCAGAgactctccccagcccccacccccccagTCTGTCCCAGAGAAGGTACCAGAGCCTAAATCAGAACCAGTCCGAGCTGCCAAACCAGCACAGCCCCCTTTGGCTCTGCAGATGCCAGTTCAGCCTCTCACCCCCTATGCCCAGATCATGCAGTCACTCCAGCTGTCCAGTTCCAGCCAGTCCCCACAGGGCCCCGCTGTGCCTCCCTCAGAGCCCAAGCCCCACGCGGCCGTATTTGCCAGGgtggcctccccacctccaggAGCCTCCGAGAAGCGCGTGCCTTCGGCCAGAACTCCCCCAGTGCTAGCTGAGAAAGCCCGAGTCCCCACGGTGCCCCCCAGGCCAGGCAGCAGCCTCAGCGGCAGCATCGAGAACCTGGAGTCCGAGGCTGTGTTTGAGGCTAAGTTCAAGCGGAGCCGCGAATCGCCGCTGTCGCGGGGCCTGCGGCTGCTGAGCCGCTCGCGCTCCGAGGAGCGCGGTCCCTTCCGTGGGGCAGAGGAGGATGGCATATACCGGCCTAGCCCGGCGGGAACTCCGCTAGAGCTGGTGCGACGGCCTGAGCGCTCGCGCTCCGTGCAGGACCTCAGGGTAGCGGGGGAGCCCGGCCTTGTGCGGCGCCTCTCACTGTCCTTGTCGCAGAAGCTGCGGCGGACCCCACCCGGGCAGCGACACCCGGCCTGGGAGTCCCGCAGTGGAGACGGGGAGAGCTCCGAGGGCGGTAGCTCAGCGCGGGGCTCCCCGGTGCTGGCCGTGCGCAGGAGACTCAGCTCAACGCTGGAGCGCCTGTCCAGCCGTTTGCAGCGCAGCGGCAGCAGCGAGGACTCCGGCGGTGGCTCCGGGCGCAGCACACCGTTGTTTGGACGGCTGCGCAGGGCCACTTCCGAAGGGGAGAGCCTGCGACGCCTCGGGGTTCCCCAAAATCAGCTGGCCTCTCAGGCTGGTGCCGCCACACCTTCCGCGGAGTCTCTGGGCTCAGAGGCCAGCGGCACATCCGGTTCCTCGG CTGCAGGGGAAAGCCGAAGCCGGCGCCGGTGGGGCCTTTCCAGGCTGCGCAAGGACAAGGGCTTCTCGCAGCCAAACCTGTCCGGCAGTGTCCAAGAGGACTTAGGTCACCAATACGTGCCCAGTGAGTCAG ATTTCCCTCCAGTCTTCCACATCAAACTCAAGGACCAGGTGCTgctggagggggaagcagccacCCTGCTCTGCCTACCCGCAGCCTGCCCAGCACCCCGCATCTCCTGGATGAAAG ATAAACAGTCCCTGCGTTCAGAGCCCTCAGTGGTCATTGTATCCTGCAAAGATGGACGGCAGCTGCTGAGCATACCCCGGGCTGGCAAGCGGCATGCTGGGCTCTATGAGTGCTCGGCAACCAATATCTTGGGCAGCATTACCAGCTCCTGTACTGTGGCTGTGGCCC gcaTCCCTGGAAAGCTAGCGCCTCCAGAGGTGCCCCAGACCTACCATGATACAGCACTGGTGCTGTGGAAGCCAGGAGACAGCCGGGCACCTTGCACATACACTCTGGAGCGGCGGGTAGATG GGGAATCTGTCTGGCACGCTGTGAGCTCAGGTATCCACGACTGTTACTACAACGTGACACACTTGCCCGTTGGTGTGACTGTGAGGTTCCGTGTGGCCTGTTCCAACCGTGCTGGGCAGGGACCCTTCAGCAACCCTTCTGAGAAGGTCCTCATCAGAAGCGCTCAAG ATTCTTCAGCACAGCCAGCTGATGCTCCTCAAGATGCCCTTGTTACCTCAGGGCCAGCCAGGGCCCCACCTCCTGACTCTCCTACCTCACTGGTCCCCACCCCAGCTCTTGCTCCCCCAGTTGCCCAGGCAGCCACTCTCAGCACCTCAACTTCCCCTACGTCTGTCAGGCAGGCCTTGTCCTCACTCAAGGCCAAGGGTccaccgccccaaacccctccACGAAAGCACAGGGGGCTGCTGGCTGCCCAGCAAGCAGAGGCCACCCTACCCAGTATCCAGGTCACCCCAAGTGAACCCAGATCTTCTCTCCCTGACACTGGAACCCTGACCCCAACCTCTATTCCTCAAGTGGTTAAACCAGCACCTTCCTCATCTTCCCTGTATATGGTGACTTCCTTCGTGTCTGCACCTCCAGCCCCTGAGCCCCCAGCCCCTGAGCCCCCTCCTGAGCCCACCAACGTGACTGTCCGGAGCCTCAGCCCAGCCAAGGAGGTGGTCAGCTCCCCAACACCGGAAAGTACCACTCTTCGACAGGGCCCCCCTCAGAAACCCTACACCTTCCTGGAGGAGAAGGCCAG GGGCCGCTTTGGCGTTGTGCGATCGTGCCGGGAGAACGCTACAGGCCGCACGTTCGTTGCCAAGATTGTGCCGTATGCGGCAGAGGGCAAGCGACGGGTGCTACAGGAGTACGAGGTGCTGCGGACGCTGCACCATGAGAGGCTCATGTCCCTGCACGAGGCCTACATCACCCCTCGGTACCTCGTGCTCATTGCTGAGAGCTGTGGCAACCGGGAGCTCCTCTGTGGGCTCAGCGACAG ATTCCGGTATTCAGAAGATGACGTGGCCACCTATGTGGTGCAGCTGCTACAAGGCCTGGACTACCTCCACGGCCGCCATGTACTGCACCTGGACATCAAGCCAGACAATCTGCTGTTGGCCGCTGACAATGCCCTTAAGATCGTGGACTTTGGCAGTGCCCAGCCCTACAACCCTCAGGCCCTGAAGCCCCTTGGACACCGCACAGGCACTCTGGAGTTCATGG